From a single Rhodococcus qingshengii JCM 15477 genomic region:
- a CDS encoding DEAD/DEAH box helicase, which yields MSDISTPATTFAALGVRAPLVKALEDGGITSPFPIQIDTLPDTLSGRDVLGRGKTGSGKTLAFSIPMVSRLAGELSGGKRRPGRPLGLVLAPTRELATQITATLEPLAAAYDLRVTTIFGGVSQHRQVQALKAGVDIVVACPGRLEDLMKQKFVSLDAVEITVLDEADHMADLGFLPVVTRILSSTPQDGQRLLFSATLDNGVDKLVKRFLKNEVMHSVDEANSPVAAMTHHVFDVDGVEAKKALVEKLASGTGRRILFMRTKHQARKLARQLTESGIPSVDLHGNLSQAARDRNLAAFSAGEARVLVATDVAARGVHVDDVELVVHVDPPAEHKAYLHRSGRTARAGSAGDVVTVVLPEQRKDLAILMRKAAIKVTPVRSTANSEHVVKLVGDIAPHVTPAPKAPAQPNGGRGQRPAGQGGRGGAARSGQARSGQGGQSRGARTGGAARQEHAGGGARRPRTGGGARTAGSTGGRPAR from the coding sequence TTGTCTGACATCTCTACGCCCGCTACCACCTTCGCAGCCCTCGGTGTGCGCGCACCGCTGGTGAAAGCTCTCGAAGACGGCGGAATCACTTCTCCGTTCCCGATCCAGATCGACACCCTCCCCGACACTCTCTCGGGGCGCGACGTACTGGGCCGCGGAAAGACCGGAAGCGGCAAGACCCTCGCGTTCTCCATCCCCATGGTCTCCCGCCTCGCCGGCGAACTGTCCGGAGGAAAGCGTCGTCCGGGTCGACCGCTCGGCCTGGTGCTCGCACCGACGCGTGAGCTCGCCACCCAGATCACCGCAACCCTCGAACCGTTGGCCGCCGCATACGACTTGCGCGTAACCACGATCTTCGGTGGTGTCTCGCAGCACCGCCAGGTTCAGGCTCTCAAGGCCGGAGTCGACATCGTCGTCGCCTGCCCCGGTCGCCTCGAAGACCTCATGAAGCAGAAGTTCGTCAGTCTCGACGCCGTCGAGATCACCGTGCTCGACGAGGCCGACCACATGGCCGACCTCGGCTTCCTGCCCGTCGTCACCCGCATCCTCTCGTCCACCCCGCAGGACGGGCAGCGTCTACTGTTCTCGGCAACGCTGGACAACGGCGTCGACAAGCTCGTCAAGCGTTTCCTCAAGAACGAGGTCATGCATTCGGTCGACGAGGCCAACTCCCCCGTCGCCGCAATGACGCACCACGTGTTCGACGTCGACGGCGTCGAAGCCAAGAAGGCTCTGGTCGAGAAGCTCGCTTCCGGTACCGGTCGTCGCATCCTGTTCATGCGCACCAAGCACCAGGCTCGCAAGTTGGCTCGCCAGCTCACCGAGTCGGGCATCCCGTCCGTTGACCTTCACGGCAACCTCTCGCAGGCTGCTCGCGACCGTAACCTGGCGGCATTCTCCGCCGGTGAAGCGCGCGTCCTCGTCGCCACCGACGTCGCAGCGCGTGGCGTCCACGTCGACGACGTCGAGTTGGTCGTCCACGTCGATCCGCCGGCCGAGCACAAGGCTTACCTGCACCGCAGTGGTCGCACCGCTCGCGCAGGCAGCGCCGGCGACGTGGTCACCGTGGTTCTGCCCGAGCAGCGTAAGGATCTTGCGATCCTCATGCGCAAGGCAGCCATCAAGGTGACCCCGGTCCGTTCGACTGCCAACTCCGAGCACGTCGTCAAGTTGGTCGGCGACATCGCACCGCACGTCACGCCGGCTCCGAAGGCTCCTGCCCAGCCGAACGGTGGACGCGGGCAGCGTCCCGCCGGCCAGGGTGGACGCGGCGGCGCAGCACGTTCGGGTCAGGCTCGCTCCGGACAGGGCGGTCAGTCACGCGGTGCTCGCACCGGCGGAGCTGCTCGTCAGGAACATGCAGGCGGCGGCGCTCGCCGTCCCCGCACCGGCGGCGGCGCTCGCACCGCAGGCTCCACCGGGGGCCGTCCCGCTCGCTAG
- the moaCB gene encoding bifunctional molybdenum cofactor biosynthesis protein MoaC/MoaB, translating into MTELTHVDSEGRARMVDVSAKAETTRIAVAAGELVTTAEVVRLVRADGMPKADVLTTARIAGIAGAKKTSELIPLCHQLALSSVKVEFGFTETSITVEATAKTRGQTGVEMEALTAVAVAGLTLHDMVKAVDPGATMNGVRLLTKDGGKRGHWTRDTQNAQTAPAHTFTSARSATVLVASTGGANGTRPDTTGPTIATWLRERDFEVRGPLVYADADIAAGIADAKEGSPSLVISTGGTGASPTDATPEATRAVLTRELPGVAEAIRTKGLEKTPHASLSRGVAGLTGTTVIVNLPGSPGGVKDGLAVLGPIIDHLLAQVAGGGAHDE; encoded by the coding sequence ATGACCGAATTGACACACGTCGACAGCGAGGGCCGAGCGCGCATGGTCGACGTCAGCGCCAAGGCCGAGACGACGCGTATCGCCGTCGCTGCCGGCGAACTCGTCACGACCGCCGAGGTAGTTCGCCTCGTCCGCGCCGACGGCATGCCCAAGGCTGATGTCCTCACCACCGCGCGCATCGCCGGAATCGCCGGTGCGAAGAAGACCTCCGAACTGATCCCGCTGTGTCATCAACTCGCGCTCTCGTCGGTCAAGGTGGAATTCGGGTTCACCGAAACATCGATCACCGTCGAGGCGACGGCGAAGACTCGCGGACAGACCGGCGTCGAGATGGAAGCACTCACCGCCGTCGCGGTAGCCGGCCTGACCTTGCACGACATGGTCAAAGCGGTGGACCCCGGAGCTACCATGAACGGTGTTCGTCTGCTCACCAAAGACGGTGGTAAGCGCGGACATTGGACCCGCGACACTCAGAACGCACAGACAGCTCCGGCGCACACCTTCACCTCGGCACGGTCCGCGACCGTCCTCGTGGCTTCCACCGGCGGTGCGAACGGCACCAGACCCGACACCACCGGACCCACGATCGCGACCTGGCTACGTGAACGGGACTTCGAGGTACGTGGACCGCTTGTGTACGCCGACGCAGACATCGCGGCGGGCATCGCTGACGCCAAGGAGGGCTCCCCGTCACTCGTCATCAGTACCGGCGGCACCGGGGCTTCCCCCACGGATGCCACCCCGGAAGCTACCCGGGCAGTCTTGACCCGTGAGTTGCCCGGCGTCGCAGAAGCGATCCGGACCAAGGGCCTCGAGAAGACACCGCACGCGTCGCTGAGCCGTGGTGTGGCAGGTCTCACAGGTACGACGGTCATCGTCAATCTTCCGGGTTCTCCCGGTGGAGTGAAGGACGGTCTCGCCGTCCTCGGACCCATCATCGATCACCTGCTCGCGCAGGTCGCAGGCGGAGGAGCGCACGATGAGTGA
- the bluB gene encoding 5,6-dimethylbenzimidazole synthase, translated as MSESAVSVYEAIRRRRDVRAEFSGEIVPDETLMRILDAAHRAPSVGNTQPWDFVVVRNPETLDTFAAHVADARVKFAQSLPEDRRSTFDPIKIEGIAESGTGIVVTYDPSRGGPNILGRHTVDDTGLFSAVLAIQNLWLAAVAEEIGIGWVSFYDEKYLTELMGIPSPVRPIAWLCVGKVTEFQQVPDLERFGWRQRRPLADAVHYETY; from the coding sequence GTGAGTGAATCAGCTGTATCCGTGTACGAAGCGATTCGGCGACGGCGAGACGTTCGCGCCGAGTTCTCGGGAGAGATCGTCCCCGACGAAACTCTGATGCGCATTCTCGACGCCGCCCATCGCGCGCCGAGCGTGGGAAACACGCAACCGTGGGATTTTGTCGTCGTTCGTAATCCGGAGACGCTCGACACCTTTGCGGCACACGTCGCCGATGCCCGGGTGAAATTCGCGCAGTCCTTGCCCGAGGATCGCCGCTCGACGTTCGACCCCATCAAGATCGAGGGAATCGCCGAGAGTGGTACCGGCATCGTCGTCACTTACGACCCGTCGCGCGGTGGCCCGAACATCCTCGGCCGTCATACCGTCGACGACACCGGGCTGTTCTCGGCGGTACTGGCAATTCAGAATTTGTGGCTCGCCGCGGTAGCCGAGGAGATCGGCATCGGCTGGGTTTCGTTCTACGACGAGAAGTACCTCACCGAACTCATGGGCATTCCGTCACCCGTTCGCCCCATTGCGTGGCTGTGCGTCGGGAAGGTGACCGAGTTTCAACAGGTTCCGGATCTCGAGCGCTTCGGATGGCGACAGCGCCGGCCATTGGCCGACGCTGTCCACTACGAAACCTATTGA
- a CDS encoding molybdenum cofactor biosynthesis protein MoaE encodes MSELLARISEQPIHADTVDAAVAGPKNGAVVVFTGTVRNHDGGQAVSALEYQAHPDAERFLETCCQEVAASTGLPVAAIHRVGHLEIGDLALVAAVAAPHRAEAFAACAELVERIKHEVPIWKRQHFANGVSEWVGL; translated from the coding sequence ATGAGTGAGCTATTGGCTCGGATCTCCGAGCAACCGATTCACGCAGACACCGTCGACGCCGCCGTTGCCGGTCCGAAGAACGGCGCTGTTGTGGTGTTCACGGGAACGGTGCGCAATCACGATGGAGGTCAAGCGGTTTCGGCGTTGGAGTACCAAGCGCATCCGGATGCCGAACGCTTCCTCGAGACGTGCTGCCAAGAGGTTGCGGCCTCGACCGGCCTGCCGGTTGCTGCGATCCATCGCGTCGGTCACCTCGAGATCGGTGATCTCGCACTGGTCGCCGCCGTCGCCGCGCCGCATCGAGCGGAGGCGTTTGCCGCGTGCGCCGAACTGGTGGAGCGCATCAAGCACGAGGTACCGATCTGGAAGCGGCAACACTTCGCGAACGGCGTCTCCGAATGGGTCGGGTTGTAG
- a CDS encoding molybdopterin molybdotransferase MoeA, which translates to MSARSVEEHASHISGLLTGLHTLSPTAVPTAEALGRITCSDIASPVDLPLFRNSQMDGYAVDAASVASVPTTLTVRGVIAAGSGKPPKHLPGSAFRIMTGAPLPEGADAVVPVEDTTGVTEHVVTIERGRSVGEFVRERGSDITAGMLLVTAGTHLEPRHIAALSAVGLASLDTYTKPRVAIITTGAELKSAGTTLEPGEIYDSNGPALATLAEANGADVVSVARSSDDPAEFRELLSYATSVADLVFTSGGVSMGDFEVVKETLTPLGAHFGHVAMQPGGPQGTAVVNEVPVLSFPGNPVSTMVSFEVFARGELRRAAGLPEIPRERLPLTAPLRSVDGKRQFLRARRTADGIELVAGPGSHLVAAMAWADVLIDIPAAVTELGAGDLVDVVPLSTSSI; encoded by the coding sequence ATGAGCGCGCGTTCGGTCGAGGAACACGCGTCGCACATCTCCGGATTGCTCACCGGCCTGCACACCCTCTCTCCGACGGCAGTTCCGACGGCAGAAGCGTTGGGGCGCATAACTTGCTCGGATATCGCATCGCCGGTAGACCTGCCACTCTTCCGCAACTCGCAGATGGACGGGTATGCCGTCGATGCTGCTTCTGTGGCCTCGGTTCCGACCACACTGACGGTTCGAGGCGTGATCGCCGCTGGAAGCGGAAAACCACCGAAACACCTTCCAGGATCGGCATTTCGCATCATGACCGGTGCTCCGCTCCCCGAGGGTGCCGACGCCGTTGTTCCGGTCGAGGACACAACGGGTGTCACCGAGCACGTCGTCACGATCGAACGGGGCAGGTCGGTAGGCGAATTCGTACGCGAACGTGGCAGCGACATCACCGCCGGAATGCTACTGGTCACGGCCGGAACACACTTGGAACCTCGCCATATCGCCGCGCTGAGTGCTGTGGGCTTGGCCTCGCTCGACACCTACACGAAGCCACGGGTCGCGATAATTACGACGGGCGCCGAACTGAAAAGTGCCGGAACAACTCTCGAACCCGGTGAGATCTACGATTCCAACGGTCCAGCTTTGGCAACATTGGCCGAAGCCAACGGCGCCGATGTCGTATCCGTCGCCCGAAGCAGCGACGACCCCGCCGAGTTCCGCGAATTGCTCTCGTACGCAACCTCGGTCGCTGATCTGGTGTTCACCTCCGGCGGAGTGTCCATGGGCGACTTCGAGGTGGTGAAGGAAACTCTCACGCCTCTGGGAGCACACTTCGGCCACGTCGCAATGCAGCCGGGCGGTCCGCAAGGCACTGCAGTGGTGAACGAAGTGCCGGTACTGAGCTTCCCGGGCAACCCGGTGAGCACGATGGTCTCCTTCGAGGTCTTCGCACGGGGCGAACTGCGCCGGGCCGCGGGCCTGCCCGAGATCCCGCGCGAGCGACTCCCGTTGACTGCACCGCTGCGTTCGGTGGACGGCAAGCGGCAGTTCCTGCGGGCACGCAGAACTGCGGACGGAATCGAACTCGTTGCCGGACCCGGATCGCACCTTGTTGCAGCCATGGCGTGGGCCGACGTCCTGATCGACATCCCCGCCGCCGTGACCGAGCTCGGCGCGGGCGATCTCGTCGACGTCGTCCCGCTCTCGACTTCCTCGATCTGA